Genomic segment of Caldanaerobius polysaccharolyticus DSM 13641:
CCGACCAGAGCACATCAAAAAAGCTGTAGAAGGTTCTCTCAGGCGGCTCAGGATAGACGCGATTGATCTTTACTACCAGCACCGTGTGGATCCAAATGTACCCATTGAAAACGTGGCTGGAGCGGTAAAGAATCTCATCCAGGAAGGGAAAGTAAGATACTTTGGATTGTCGGAGGCAAGTGCAAAAACTATTCGCCGAGCTCATGCTGTTGTCCAGTTACCGCTGTTCAAAGTTAGTATTCTCTATGGTGAAGGAAGCCTGAGGAAGAAGTACTACCAACATGTGAGGAATTGGGTATTGGTTTTGTTCCTTACAGTCCGCTTGGGGAGGGATTTCTTACAGGAACTATAGATGAGAAAACTCAATTTGATTCAACAGATATACGTAGCAGTATTCCTCGCTTTCAACCTGAAGCAATACGAGCAAACCTTGCACTTGTTGACTTCATAAAGGAAATTGCCCGCAGAAAGCAAGCAACTCCTGCACAAATAGCTTTAGCTTGGCTTTTAGCTCAAAAACCTTGGATTGTTCCAATTCCTGGTACAACAAGACCTGAACGACTCAAAGAAAATATAGGTGCTGTATCTATAACATTTACTGAAGAGAATTCCTATCCAGGGTGGGCAATATCCGGAGGAGGTAGAAAGAATGACATATCGATAAATCCTTTAAATGAAATTAAAAAATACCAATTACTTTAATGCTAATGTGGATAATGGGGGGAAAAGATAATGCAATACAGCGATTTTGGGAAAACGGGTGTAAAAACTTCTATTCTGGGATTTGGTGCTATGAGGCTTCCTATCGTTGGGGAAGATGTATCTCAGATCGATGAAGAAAAGGCAATAGAGATGATTAGATATGCCATCGAACATGGTGTAAATTATGTTGACACTGCATATCCATACCATCGGGGAAACAGTGAAAAATTAGTTGGGGAAGCGCTAAAGGATGGATACAGGAAAAAAGTTTTCCTTGCCACTAAATCTCCCGTATGGCAGGTAGAAAAGCACGAAGATTTTGACAGATTTCTGGATGAACAGCTGGAAAAACTCCAAACTGACCATGTGGACATGTACCTTATGCACGCTCTCAACAAAGAAAGATGGGAAAAAATAAAAACTTTGAGGTTCTTCGAATTCTTTGAGA
This window contains:
- a CDS encoding aldo/keto reductase, which codes for MFPEFDLYPDGRPGWSGLNSRPEHIKKAVEGSLRRLRIDAIDLYYQHRVDPNVPIENVAGAVKNLIQEGKVRYFGLSEASAKTIRRAHAVVQLPLFKVSILYGEGSLRKKYYQHVRNWVLVLFLTVRLGRDFLQEL
- a CDS encoding aldo/keto reductase, with amino-acid sequence MGIGFVPYSPLGEGFLTGTIDEKTQFDSTDIRSSIPRFQPEAIRANLALVDFIKEIARRKQATPAQIALAWLLAQKPWIVPIPGTTRPERLKENIGAVSITFTEENSYPGWAISGGGRKNDISINPLNEIKKYQLL